A single window of Flagellimonas maritima DNA harbors:
- a CDS encoding nitrous oxide reductase family maturation protein NosD: MLKTYIVLFSFLLLCNRETYGKTIVVCPTCSIKSIKEGIGVASDYDTLLIKKGTYKEFNIVIDKPLTLKGENYPIVDGEKKGEIIRIISDNVTVDGFFLINVGISYTTDYAALRVVKSENFVIQNLVLEKLFFGIYLEKSNNGKVYHNKIIGDAKDEYNSGNGIQLWYSHNVSVDRNIVQGTRDGIYLEFSDNVTINNNSSTNNLRYGLHFMFSNHDVYTNNTFENNGAGVAVMFSKHIKMLDNTFRKNWGTAAYGILLKEINDGEISGNTFEENTVGINIEGSNRITYSNNDFIRNGWAIKILGACYTNSFKNNNFLNNSFDISYNSKLNDNVFDENYWSNYTGYDLDKNGIGDVPYRPVKLFSYIVNRTPETIVLLRSLFMDIIDFSEKVSPVFTPDKLLDAHPRMKRYHDRD, from the coding sequence ATGTTAAAAACCTACATTGTCTTATTTTCATTTCTTCTACTTTGTAATCGAGAAACATATGGTAAAACCATAGTGGTCTGCCCAACATGTTCCATAAAATCCATTAAAGAGGGTATAGGGGTGGCATCGGATTATGATACGCTTCTCATTAAAAAAGGAACTTATAAAGAATTCAATATTGTTATTGACAAGCCCTTAACGCTAAAAGGTGAAAACTATCCCATTGTAGATGGAGAAAAAAAGGGAGAGATAATCAGAATCATTTCGGATAACGTTACTGTAGATGGATTTTTTCTTATAAATGTCGGAATCAGTTACACAACAGATTATGCAGCATTACGCGTGGTGAAAAGTGAAAATTTTGTAATCCAGAATCTCGTATTGGAAAAATTATTTTTCGGGATTTATCTGGAAAAATCCAATAACGGAAAAGTATATCACAATAAGATTATTGGTGATGCCAAAGACGAGTATAATTCCGGTAATGGAATCCAATTGTGGTACTCCCACAATGTTTCTGTAGACCGTAATATTGTTCAAGGTACCCGCGATGGTATCTACCTCGAATTCTCGGACAACGTTACCATCAACAATAACAGCAGTACCAATAACCTTAGATATGGACTCCATTTTATGTTCAGTAACCATGATGTCTATACCAATAACACTTTCGAGAATAACGGTGCTGGAGTTGCGGTCATGTTCTCCAAACATATAAAAATGTTGGATAATACGTTTCGGAAAAACTGGGGCACGGCTGCTTATGGAATATTGTTGAAGGAAATCAACGACGGTGAAATATCGGGCAATACCTTTGAAGAAAATACGGTAGGCATCAATATAGAAGGCTCCAATAGGATAACCTATAGCAATAATGATTTTATAAGAAATGGGTGGGCCATCAAAATTTTAGGAGCATGCTATACCAATAGTTTTAAGAACAATAATTTTTTGAACAACAGTTTTGATATCTCGTACAACAGTAAATTGAACGACAATGTATTTGATGAAAATTATTGGAGCAATTATACAGGATATGATTTGGACAAAAACGGGATAGGGGATGTGCCATATAGACCTGTAAAACTGTTCTCCTATATTGTGAACCGCACTCCCGAAACCATTGTATTGCTGCGTAGCCTGTTTATGGATATTATCGATTTTTCAGAGAAGGTCTCGCCTGTTTTTACACCTGACAAACTTTTGGATGCCCATCCAAGAATGAAAAGATACCATGATAGAGATTGA
- a CDS encoding nitrous oxide reductase accessory protein NosL — MKKIMSLSLMLVAACSVGPKPIAYGDAGCHYCKMTIVDKQHAAQMVTKKGKVFNFDATECMLNHLKEIDQEIVKLMLTNDYNAPGKLIAVTEATFLISKAIPSPMGEYLTAFATKDEARAVLEKHGDGELFTWQQLKQRFK; from the coding sequence ATGAAAAAAATCATGTCTTTATCACTGATGTTAGTAGCAGCCTGTTCTGTTGGTCCAAAACCAATAGCCTACGGTGATGCAGGGTGTCATTATTGCAAGATGACAATTGTGGACAAACAGCACGCAGCACAAATGGTAACCAAAAAAGGAAAGGTATTCAATTTTGATGCTACGGAATGCATGCTCAACCATCTTAAGGAGATCGATCAAGAAATCGTTAAGTTAATGCTCACTAACGATTATAATGCCCCAGGGAAACTTATTGCTGTAACCGAAGCCACATTTTTAATTTCCAAAGCCATACCCAGTCCTATGGGTGAATATCTAACCGCATTCGCAACCAAAGATGAAGCACGAGCAGTACTTGAAAAACATGGCGATGGGGAATTGTTCACTTGGCAGCAGCTCAAACAAAGGTTTAAGTAA
- a CDS encoding cupin domain-containing protein: MIETDNTMMIQKFEGLQIKKLVKNDEFEILSISLEKGAKFPAHESPKDAHLIVMEGHITFYIEKNTIGLKSQQKISFSKNTEHWVEALQDSKFLIIR, encoded by the coding sequence ATGATCGAAACTGATAATACAATGATGATTCAAAAATTTGAAGGGCTTCAGATAAAAAAACTGGTAAAGAATGATGAATTCGAAATCTTGAGCATCAGTCTTGAAAAAGGAGCTAAATTCCCAGCACATGAATCGCCCAAAGATGCCCATTTGATAGTAATGGAAGGACACATCACCTTTTATATTGAAAAAAATACTATAGGCTTAAAAAGCCAGCAAAAAATAAGTTTCTCCAAAAACACGGAACATTGGGTAGAAGCATTACAAGATTCTAAATTTTTGATTATCCGCTAA
- a CDS encoding RHS repeat-associated core domain-containing protein — translation MKNGNDASLEGYTDYYPFGMPMPGKSLLGAEGYRYAFQGQEKDPETGKEAFELRLWDSRIGRWLTTDPYGQYSSPYLGMGNDPINGIDPDGGWKWKLFAKWARNRAIKAGLEVGELYKSGGEWGFNTSSVTSGFTTDADATVTFNFTNAWKNDLPATITAHEPNWAENLQTFAEYNPALNQVPGGKVGFDLVYGIADDAYVYGTRNFTKNGGRHLTGFGATPKEEFNAGLNTFLTFTPSPLKGFRVTGPKLNVATFGTTFKGTFLTKLSPRTRGDIIININKATDQIHGKRLMNTLKSQAEKLNNNN, via the coding sequence ATGAAAAACGGCAACGATGCAAGTCTTGAAGGTTATACGGATTACTATCCTTTCGGGATGCCCATGCCCGGAAAGAGCCTGCTGGGGGCTGAGGGCTACCGCTACGCGTTCCAGGGACAGGAAAAGGACCCAGAAACGGGGAAAGAGGCCTTTGAGCTACGGTTATGGGACAGCAGGATTGGAAGGTGGTTGACAACGGATCCTTATGGACAGTACAGTTCTCCTTATCTAGGGATGGGTAATGATCCAATAAATGGAATCGACCCTGACGGGGGCTGGAAATGGAAACTTTTTGCAAAATGGGCAAGGAATAGAGCCATAAAGGCAGGGCTTGAAGTTGGTGAATTGTACAAAAGCGGAGGAGAATGGGGCTTCAACACTTCCTCTGTTACCAGTGGGTTTACAACAGATGCCGATGCAACAGTAACTTTCAATTTTACAAATGCTTGGAAAAATGATCTACCTGCAACTATAACCGCACATGAACCTAACTGGGCGGAAAATTTACAAACCTTTGCAGAGTACAACCCTGCACTTAATCAAGTGCCAGGAGGTAAAGTTGGTTTTGATTTGGTTTATGGTATCGCTGATGATGCATATGTTTATGGTACAAGAAACTTCACAAAAAACGGTGGAAGGCATTTGACAGGTTTTGGAGCTACACCCAAGGAAGAGTTCAATGCAGGACTAAATACTTTTTTGACTTTTACACCTAGTCCTTTAAAAGGTTTTAGGGTTACAGGGCCCAAATTGAATGTTGCTACGTTCGGCACTACTTTTAAGGGGACATTCTTGACCAAACTAAGCCCAAGAACAAGAGGAGATATAATTATCAATATAAACAAAGCCACCGACCAAATTCATGGAAAGAGACTAATGAATACTTTAAAATCACAGGCCGAAAAATTAAACAATAATAACTAA
- a CDS encoding RrF2 family transcriptional regulator, which translates to MLSTSTKYALRAVLYLAVNSSENKKVLAKDISGPTNIPKAYLSKLLQELSKHRIVSSIRGPGGGFYLTPENKKVPLIHIVQVIDGDSRLNSCMLSVRDCDEDHPCPIHHLVGDAKTNFIKNLKENSLEDLVKSIQNGDSVLPL; encoded by the coding sequence ATGCTCTCCACTTCTACCAAATATGCCTTGAGGGCAGTACTTTATCTTGCAGTCAATTCTTCTGAAAACAAGAAGGTTTTGGCAAAGGATATCAGTGGTCCCACCAATATTCCAAAAGCCTATCTGTCCAAATTGTTGCAAGAATTATCAAAGCACCGAATCGTATCTTCAATAAGGGGGCCTGGCGGAGGATTCTATCTAACGCCGGAGAATAAAAAAGTTCCTTTAATACATATTGTACAGGTTATAGATGGCGATAGCCGATTGAACTCGTGTATGCTCAGCGTAAGGGATTGTGATGAAGATCATCCTTGTCCCATTCATCATTTGGTAGGTGATGCCAAAACAAATTTCATCAAGAATCTCAAGGAAAATTCTTTGGAAGATTTAGTTAAAAGTATACAGAATGGAGATTCTGTTTTACCACTTTAG
- a CDS encoding ABC transporter ATP-binding protein, whose amino-acid sequence MIEIENLHKKFGKNEVLKDLNLSITKGGIIAILGPNGSGKTTLIKSILGMVIPNKGSISISGTAIKNQWKYRRQIEYLPQIANFPGNLKVKELIRMIKDLRQLPSEEKKLVSLFGLEPFLDKRLATLSGGTKQKVNIVMTLMFDSPLIILDEPTTGLDPAALIRLKALIQKEKTKGKTILVTSHIMQFVEEVADEIVYLLEGNIYFKGSIQDLKRQTGQNDVERAIATLTVANA is encoded by the coding sequence ATGATAGAGATTGAAAACCTACATAAGAAATTTGGTAAGAACGAGGTTCTGAAAGACCTAAACCTCTCAATAACAAAAGGTGGTATTATAGCTATCCTGGGACCCAACGGCTCGGGTAAAACCACTTTGATCAAAAGTATTTTGGGAATGGTGATTCCCAATAAGGGCAGCATCTCCATTTCAGGAACAGCTATAAAAAATCAATGGAAGTACCGTAGGCAAATAGAATATCTGCCACAAATAGCAAACTTTCCAGGAAACCTTAAGGTGAAAGAGCTGATCAGAATGATAAAGGACCTAAGACAACTACCTAGCGAGGAAAAGAAGCTGGTCTCTCTTTTTGGACTTGAACCCTTTTTAGATAAACGTTTAGCTACATTATCCGGTGGAACAAAGCAAAAAGTGAATATCGTCATGACGCTCATGTTCGATAGTCCCTTGATCATCTTGGACGAACCAACGACAGGATTGGATCCCGCGGCCTTAATAAGGTTGAAAGCACTGATTCAGAAAGAAAAAACAAAAGGAAAGACCATTTTGGTCACCTCCCATATTATGCAATTTGTGGAAGAGGTAGCTGATGAAATTGTCTATCTGCTGGAAGGGAATATTTATTTTAAAGGAAGTATTCAGGACCTGAAACGACAAACCGGCCAAAATGATGTAGAACGTGCAATTGCCACACTAACTGTCGCCAATGCTTAA
- a CDS encoding MORN repeat-containing protein yields the protein MNKDTNTKRRKIITVTVIITLILIAVYGLFKVNILKKQIEDEKRITSDMSKKVAEYDELLQIDSLLVKGEYDAAINAYNSRWSDNDIKEASGVQLRIDIAKKLSKLRNGEQLSEVSLMEQDSLDSIQNARLSRIPKEIKQYDSLNFVLEKVKVQLASTKRQLQRKSFGEYITFTNKKGSQFHYVGEVKKNKANGYGIALLNTGSRYEGEWRDNQRHGQGNFYWIDGEHYSGSYLNDQRNGKGTYFWPNGEKYIGQWKDDKRNGVGVFYGKDDEVVTQGVWKDDKLVEEDKK from the coding sequence ATGAACAAGGACACAAATACGAAAAGGAGAAAAATTATAACTGTAACCGTTATCATCACATTAATATTAATAGCGGTTTACGGTCTTTTTAAGGTCAATATCCTAAAAAAACAAATAGAAGATGAGAAGCGTATTACTTCCGATATGTCCAAAAAAGTGGCCGAGTATGATGAATTGCTCCAAATAGATTCATTATTGGTGAAAGGAGAATACGATGCTGCGATAAATGCTTATAATTCTCGGTGGTCAGATAATGATATAAAAGAAGCTTCAGGAGTGCAGTTGCGTATCGACATTGCCAAAAAGTTATCAAAATTAAGAAACGGTGAGCAACTTTCTGAAGTTTCCTTAATGGAACAAGATTCCTTGGATTCCATTCAAAATGCACGGCTCTCCAGAATTCCCAAAGAAATCAAACAATATGATTCATTGAACTTTGTTCTGGAAAAGGTTAAGGTACAGTTGGCCAGTACCAAACGACAATTACAGCGGAAATCCTTTGGGGAGTATATTACCTTCACCAATAAAAAGGGAAGTCAGTTTCACTATGTGGGGGAAGTAAAGAAAAACAAAGCCAACGGCTATGGAATAGCCCTGTTAAATACTGGTAGTCGTTACGAAGGGGAGTGGAGGGATAACCAGCGTCATGGCCAAGGCAATTTTTATTGGATTGATGGCGAACATTATTCAGGGAGCTACTTAAACGATCAACGCAATGGAAAGGGCACTTATTTTTGGCCAAACGGTGAAAAATATATTGGTCAGTGGAAAGACGACAAGCGAAACGGGGTAGGTGTTTTTTATGGAAAGGATGATGAGGTAGTTACCCAAGGGGTTTGGAAAGATGACAAATTGGTTGAAGAAGATAAAAAGTAA
- the nosZ gene encoding Sec-dependent nitrous-oxide reductase produces MKKYKYYLMAIIGVALVFSGCGNGGTKGSSNGALGSSAAEKVYVAPGQQDEFYAFLSGGYSGNLTVYGLPSGRMFKEIPVFSQFPTSGYGYSEETKPMLNTSFGFVPWDDAHHPDISQTNGELDGRWIFINGNNTPRIARISLSTFETEEIIEIPNSAGNHSSSFITENTEYVVAGTRFSVPVPQRDMPINEYKSNFKGALTFISVEPEHGQLDIKFQLLMPGFNYDLSHPGRGDSHGWFFFTTYNTEEANSLMEVNSSQNDKDFIAAVNWKKIEEYVNSGGGTKMAADYAHNVYDEGTHTGTTTMKKEVLTVDPTKVPGAVFFLPTPKSPHGCDVDPSGQYIIGNGKLSADLTVHSFDKMIAAIDGKKFDGEAYGIPILKFEDVLAGTVKSGGLGPLHTEFDGQGNAYTTFFISSEVVKWKLGTWEVVDRKPTFYSVGHLMIPGGNSRKPFGKYVVAMNKITKDRYLPTGPEMEHSAQIYDISGEKMELIYDFPTHGEPHYAAGCPAELLAPNSKKIYRLDDNKHPYAVANPSEARVERNGKEVHIYMSTIRSHFTPDNIEGIKVGDEVYFHITNHEQDFDVPHGFSIIGQNTSELLVMPGQTKTSIWKPKKVGVWPFYCTDFCSALHQEMQGYVRVSPANSNLELSWSLGED; encoded by the coding sequence ATGAAAAAGTATAAGTATTATTTAATGGCGATTATCGGAGTTGCTTTAGTTTTCTCTGGTTGCGGTAATGGTGGCACTAAAGGTTCCTCTAACGGAGCTTTGGGATCCAGTGCTGCAGAGAAAGTTTATGTAGCACCTGGCCAACAAGATGAGTTTTATGCTTTCCTTTCTGGAGGATATAGTGGAAATCTTACTGTGTATGGCCTTCCTTCTGGTAGAATGTTCAAGGAAATTCCTGTTTTTTCCCAATTTCCAACATCGGGTTATGGGTATTCAGAAGAGACCAAACCCATGTTGAATACATCTTTTGGTTTTGTTCCTTGGGATGATGCACATCACCCAGACATCTCGCAAACAAATGGTGAATTGGACGGAAGATGGATTTTTATCAATGGAAATAACACTCCGCGTATCGCAAGGATAAGTCTAAGCACTTTTGAAACAGAGGAAATCATTGAAATTCCCAACAGTGCCGGTAACCATAGCTCATCCTTCATTACCGAGAATACCGAATACGTAGTTGCGGGCACACGTTTTTCAGTACCCGTACCGCAAAGGGATATGCCCATTAATGAATATAAAAGTAATTTTAAAGGAGCATTGACCTTTATAAGCGTAGAACCTGAACACGGTCAATTGGATATCAAATTTCAATTATTGATGCCAGGCTTCAATTATGACCTATCACATCCTGGACGTGGCGACAGTCATGGTTGGTTTTTCTTTACTACTTATAACACCGAAGAAGCAAATTCTCTAATGGAGGTCAATTCATCTCAAAATGATAAGGATTTTATAGCGGCCGTAAATTGGAAAAAGATTGAAGAATACGTAAATAGCGGTGGTGGCACCAAAATGGCTGCTGACTATGCACATAACGTTTATGATGAGGGTACTCACACAGGGACTACCACAATGAAGAAAGAGGTTTTGACCGTTGATCCCACAAAAGTGCCTGGAGCGGTATTTTTCTTGCCCACTCCAAAGTCTCCCCACGGTTGTGATGTTGATCCGAGCGGACAATACATCATCGGTAACGGCAAGCTTTCTGCTGACTTGACCGTACATTCATTTGATAAAATGATTGCTGCAATAGATGGCAAAAAGTTTGATGGGGAAGCGTATGGAATCCCTATTTTAAAATTTGAGGATGTTCTGGCCGGAACAGTAAAAAGTGGTGGACTAGGACCGTTGCATACAGAATTTGATGGCCAAGGAAATGCTTATACAACATTTTTTATCTCATCCGAAGTCGTAAAATGGAAACTGGGAACTTGGGAAGTTGTAGATCGTAAACCAACGTTCTACTCGGTGGGTCACTTGATGATTCCTGGAGGCAATTCCCGTAAACCTTTCGGTAAGTACGTGGTAGCGATGAACAAGATTACTAAAGATCGTTATTTGCCAACGGGACCGGAAATGGAGCATTCTGCACAGATTTATGATATATCCGGTGAAAAAATGGAACTCATCTATGATTTTCCAACACATGGTGAACCGCATTATGCAGCAGGATGTCCAGCAGAACTATTGGCACCAAATTCCAAGAAAATATATAGATTGGATGACAACAAACACCCGTATGCAGTTGCAAATCCTTCAGAGGCAAGGGTGGAACGGAACGGCAAAGAGGTTCATATTTATATGAGTACCATTCGTAGCCACTTTACACCGGACAATATAGAAGGTATAAAAGTTGGTGACGAGGTCTATTTTCACATTACCAATCATGAGCAAGATTTTGATGTACCGCACGGGTTCTCCATAATCGGTCAGAATACATCGGAACTACTTGTCATGCCAGGACAGACAAAAACGTCTATATGGAAGCCTAAAAAAGTGGGAGTATGGCCCTTTTACTGTACTGATTTCTGTTCGGCATTGCACCAAGAAATGCAGGGATATGTAAGAGTTTCTCCAGCCAATTCGAATCTTGAACTTTCTTGGTCATTGGGTGAAGATTGA
- a CDS encoding ABC transporter permease gives MLKILKYSFYDLIRSRWSYVYFLFYLCLGFVLLFLNNDVSKAIITLMNVIIVLVPLIGTIFGIMYYYNSKEFTELLLAQPIKRSSIFLGQYLGVAGSLTLSLLLGLGIPFLLYGLLRSNAIFDFSLLLVTGAFLTFIFTALSFNIGLSNENKIKGFGYAVLLWLFLAVIYDGLFLMSLIVFEEYPLDTFSIVATTLNPIDLSRILILLKLDISALLGYTGAVFKTFFGTQQGLIVSIAMLVLWTLLPIWRLIFKSRKKDF, from the coding sequence ATGCTTAAAATCTTAAAGTATAGTTTTTATGATCTTATCCGTAGCCGATGGAGCTATGTATACTTTCTTTTTTATCTGTGCCTAGGGTTTGTATTGTTGTTTCTGAATAATGATGTTTCCAAGGCTATAATTACTTTAATGAATGTCATAATTGTATTGGTACCGCTTATCGGGACTATTTTTGGGATTATGTATTACTATAATTCCAAAGAATTTACAGAATTATTATTGGCACAGCCCATAAAACGTTCCTCAATTTTTCTGGGTCAATATTTGGGAGTGGCAGGTTCGTTAACACTTAGTCTGTTGTTAGGTCTTGGTATTCCCTTTCTTTTGTACGGACTTTTGAGGAGCAATGCTATTTTCGATTTTTCACTGTTGTTGGTTACAGGAGCGTTTTTGACCTTCATCTTTACGGCACTTTCCTTTAACATAGGGCTTTCTAATGAGAATAAAATAAAGGGTTTCGGATATGCCGTTCTACTTTGGCTTTTTTTGGCCGTAATCTATGATGGGCTTTTTCTGATGTCGCTTATCGTTTTTGAGGAATATCCATTGGACACCTTCTCAATAGTCGCTACAACATTGAACCCAATCGACCTTTCAAGAATTTTGATTTTATTAAAACTTGATATTTCTGCATTATTGGGATATACAGGGGCAGTTTTCAAAACCTTTTTCGGAACACAACAGGGTTTGATTGTTTCGATTGCTATGTTGGTGCTTTGGACACTATTACCCATCTGGCGGCTGATTTTTAAATCCAGGAAAAAAGATTTCTGA
- a CDS encoding fasciclin domain-containing protein, with the protein MKSSVPTRKLLLPFLILFLLMACNTKKENDSTNSNAVTDGIETSKEQGQAFIENDESTPTVLSIAINSPDHTTLVAAVQAADLENALVNAGPLMVFAPTNEAFDVLPEGTVENLLKPENKDALANILKHHVTPGKYDKEFLKKFKKLGQANDQNTNVEVKGDDVYVGGAKILASVSAGNGIVHVVDKVILPPSKE; encoded by the coding sequence ATGAAATCAAGCGTACCCACAAGAAAGCTATTATTGCCCTTTTTAATCTTGTTCTTATTGATGGCTTGCAATACTAAAAAAGAAAACGATTCTACCAATTCCAATGCAGTAACAGATGGTATTGAAACCAGTAAAGAGCAAGGTCAGGCTTTTATAGAGAATGATGAATCCACTCCAACGGTTTTGAGCATTGCAATAAACTCACCTGACCATACCACTTTGGTTGCAGCGGTACAGGCAGCAGACTTGGAGAATGCATTGGTCAATGCTGGACCTTTGATGGTATTTGCCCCAACGAACGAAGCTTTTGATGTCCTACCGGAAGGCACCGTCGAAAATTTATTGAAACCTGAAAATAAAGATGCACTTGCCAATATTTTGAAGCATCATGTCACTCCAGGTAAATATGACAAGGAGTTTTTGAAAAAGTTTAAAAAGTTGGGACAAGCAAACGATCAGAACACTAATGTAGAAGTAAAAGGTGATGATGTTTACGTTGGTGGTGCAAAAATACTGGCGAGCGTGTCAGCTGGCAATGGTATTGTACATGTTGTGGACAAAGTCATACTCCCACCTTCAAAAGAATAA
- a CDS encoding PulJ/GspJ family protein — protein sequence MNWIKKTKAFTLNEMVVVLLITTLVVGMAFSVLRLVQQQIHGISVNHQKNTEINLFRQSLWIDFNQFDTVWWNANQQQLWFTNEIRKTAYKFQDEFVIKNRDTFHIKIMNKSSYFNGESKFSGEIDAIDIYMTGEIDAKRIFVFKKNSSTSYINQ from the coding sequence ATGAATTGGATTAAAAAAACAAAGGCGTTTACTTTAAACGAAATGGTGGTAGTGTTGTTGATTACCACCTTGGTAGTGGGTATGGCTTTTAGTGTGCTCAGATTGGTACAACAGCAGATACATGGCATATCAGTTAATCATCAAAAAAATACAGAAATCAATTTATTTCGGCAAAGTCTTTGGATTGATTTCAATCAGTTTGATACTGTATGGTGGAATGCCAACCAACAGCAATTGTGGTTCACTAATGAAATCAGGAAAACAGCTTACAAATTTCAAGATGAATTTGTGATTAAAAATAGAGACACTTTCCACATCAAAATTATGAACAAGTCCAGTTATTTTAATGGTGAATCTAAATTCTCCGGCGAGATTGACGCTATAGATATTTACATGACTGGAGAAATTGATGCAAAACGGATTTTTGTGTTTAAAAAAAATTCGTCGACCAGCTATATAAACCAATAA
- a CDS encoding c-type cytochrome codes for MKINITIYAMLSILFLVGCGGKEEKKKDGFSVDRTKSNEKVEKIAPETNEVPASQRITLDNKGVGQIKEITLGAEIDEDMAIAGSELFKTNCTACHKTDKRFIGPKMQGILDRRSPEWVMNMILDPKLMTEEDRCAKDLLVEFNGAAMANQNLTVEESRALLEYFRTL; via the coding sequence ATGAAAATCAATATCACAATTTACGCTATGTTAAGCATTTTATTTCTTGTTGGTTGTGGTGGAAAAGAAGAAAAGAAGAAAGATGGATTTAGCGTGGATAGAACCAAATCCAATGAAAAAGTTGAAAAAATAGCTCCTGAGACAAATGAGGTGCCTGCCTCGCAACGCATCACTTTGGATAATAAAGGAGTAGGTCAAATAAAGGAAATTACTTTAGGTGCAGAAATTGATGAAGATATGGCAATAGCCGGGTCTGAATTGTTCAAGACCAATTGTACGGCCTGTCATAAAACCGATAAGCGTTTTATAGGTCCAAAAATGCAGGGGATACTTGATAGAAGAAGCCCAGAGTGGGTGATGAACATGATCCTAGATCCAAAATTAATGACCGAAGAAGACCGTTGTGCCAAAGATCTTTTGGTAGAGTTTAATGGCGCTGCGATGGCAAACCAGAATCTGACCGTAGAAGAGTCGCGTGCATTGCTGGAATATTTTAGAACCCTCTAA
- a CDS encoding type II secretion system F family protein → MGFKLEPTLKSETIGKSEKKGLEKLLKSEINLFGTFFNNKRKEEFYSEIALLLKAGIHLREALELLKTNQNKENLQQFYSQMLDELEAGQSLSEILRIRKEFSEYEQYSVQIGEESGNLVRIVHELATFFVQKNEQRRNLVNALTYPLIILCTAILVVVFMLRMVVPMFEDIFRQNGVELPTITQWIISISNFIKNYGLFILLISALLIILRKTILKIGKLQTKWDYFVLKTPYVGNFIRSVYLAQFTQAMALLTASKVPMLYSIQMVKRMINFSPLQNTLKTMETKMMQGTNLHESFNGNNIFDNKMVSLIKVAEETNQTEFIFEKLNQQYVLEVQQRSKLLATIMEPLIIVIIGIFVGVILVSMYLPMFKLSAVLGG, encoded by the coding sequence ATGGGATTCAAATTAGAACCGACCTTAAAATCTGAAACAATAGGGAAGTCCGAAAAAAAGGGACTTGAAAAGTTGTTAAAAAGCGAAATAAATCTTTTTGGGACTTTTTTCAACAACAAACGAAAAGAAGAGTTTTATAGTGAAATAGCCTTGCTTTTAAAGGCTGGAATACATCTACGTGAAGCTCTTGAACTTCTCAAAACAAATCAAAATAAAGAAAACTTACAACAATTTTACTCCCAAATGTTGGATGAGCTGGAAGCAGGCCAAAGTCTTTCTGAAATCCTAAGAATTCGGAAGGAATTCTCCGAATATGAGCAGTATTCAGTACAAATTGGTGAGGAAAGCGGAAATTTAGTGAGAATTGTCCATGAATTAGCAACTTTCTTCGTCCAGAAAAATGAGCAAAGACGGAATTTGGTCAATGCACTGACCTATCCCCTTATTATTTTGTGTACGGCTATCTTGGTTGTCGTATTTATGCTACGCATGGTGGTACCCATGTTTGAGGATATTTTTAGACAAAATGGAGTGGAATTGCCAACCATTACGCAATGGATTATTTCAATTTCCAATTTCATCAAGAACTATGGTTTGTTTATTCTCTTGATCTCAGCTTTACTGATTATCCTGAGAAAAACAATTTTAAAAATAGGGAAACTTCAAACAAAGTGGGACTATTTTGTTCTCAAAACCCCTTACGTGGGGAATTTTATCCGTTCCGTTTACTTAGCTCAGTTCACCCAGGCCATGGCCTTGTTAACAGCTTCCAAAGTTCCTATGCTCTACAGCATCCAAATGGTAAAGCGAATGATCAATTTCTCACCATTGCAGAATACGCTTAAAACCATGGAAACTAAAATGATGCAAGGTACAAATCTTCATGAAAGTTTTAATGGAAACAATATATTCGACAATAAAATGGTATCCTTGATCAAAGTAGCTGAGGAGACAAACCAAACGGAGTTCATTTTTGAGAAACTTAACCAACAATATGTTTTGGAGGTTCAACAAAGGTCAAAATTATTAGCAACTATAATGGAACCTTTGATTATAGTCATCATAGGAATATTTGTTGGTGTAATTTTGGTATCCATGTACTTACCCATGTTTAAACTGAGTGCTGTTCTTGGTGGCTAG